In Pseudomonas sp. Leaf58, one DNA window encodes the following:
- a CDS encoding flavin reductase family protein, with protein MATQQIGFDPQAFRAALGTFTTGVTIITSQADDGTPVGITANSFNSVSLNPPLVLWSLSKQARSLPAFSNGKHWNVHVLSIEQEKLSGRFATQGEDKFAEIELDNGISDAPLLQDCTARFQCRTAFQYEGGDHVIFVGEVLAFDHSDRAPLAFQSGQYALATRKPRSELRLATTPPPPECSYTEDLLGYLLGRSHYQVLNQLRHLLSNRQLDEQAFFVLAVLSIRDDLSLEELNTFVSYTGHVVTLAGMRFLERQGLVAIEGAAGQPRFVLTADGRELSLQQVALAKVVEEELIAKLGEADAHMLKVLLKRLIVVSDPGLPDLWAPR; from the coding sequence ATGGCAACCCAACAGATCGGTTTTGACCCTCAGGCCTTCCGGGCCGCACTCGGCACCTTTACCACCGGCGTCACCATCATCACCTCCCAGGCCGATGACGGCACGCCGGTTGGCATTACCGCCAACAGCTTCAACTCGGTGTCGCTGAACCCGCCGCTGGTGCTGTGGAGCCTGTCCAAGCAGGCCCGTAGCCTACCGGCGTTCAGCAACGGCAAGCACTGGAACGTGCATGTGCTGTCGATCGAACAGGAAAAACTGTCTGGCCGCTTCGCCACCCAGGGCGAGGATAAGTTTGCCGAAATCGAACTGGATAACGGCATCAGCGATGCCCCGCTGCTGCAGGACTGCACTGCGCGCTTTCAGTGCCGCACGGCCTTCCAGTACGAGGGCGGCGACCATGTGATCTTCGTTGGCGAGGTGCTGGCCTTCGACCACAGCGACCGCGCGCCGCTGGCCTTCCAAAGCGGCCAGTACGCCCTGGCCACGCGCAAACCACGCAGCGAGCTGCGCCTGGCGACCACGCCACCGCCGCCCGAATGCAGCTACACCGAAGACTTGCTGGGTTACCTGCTGGGCCGTAGCCATTACCAGGTGCTCAACCAATTGCGCCACCTGCTGAGCAACCGCCAGCTGGATGAACAGGCCTTCTTCGTCCTGGCCGTGTTGTCGATCCGTGACGACCTGAGCCTCGAAGAACTCAACACCTTCGTCAGCTACACCGGCCACGTGGTCACCCTGGCCGGCATGCGCTTCCTCGAACGCCAGGGCCTGGTGGCCATTGAAGGCGCTGCCGGGCAGCCGCGCTTCGTGCTCACGGCTGATGGCCGCGAGCTGTCGTTGCAGCAAGTAGCCCTGGCCAAGGTGGTGGAGGAGGAACTCATCGCCAAACTGGGCGAAGCCGATGCGCACATGCTCAAGGTACTGCTCAAGCGCTTGATCGTGGTCAGTGACCCCGGCTTGCCCGACCTGTGGGCGCCGCGATGA
- a CDS encoding MFS transporter, giving the protein MSSAAPTLPATRVGWRSHGLLLLMAAVFADNFVGRQILAVMFEPIKAEFGVGDSALGLISGLAFAAVYALLGLPAGRLVDRLPRVRLLAVACLLWALATMLCGLAGSFLVLALARMLVAVSEAPTTSASLSLIADLYPPQRRSFAISCFTAAPTFSSIIGLSIGAWVVEQYGWRTAFVALGLPALVFAATLGLLVREPARGRWDLSAHPAPAVRLGLRAEASALWALAPYRWLIVAGGLTTLGSYAVAMWNTSFLVRSHGLSLQDAGILAGVVCGSAAGVGGLFSGWLSDRLGRRAAHWQLSLPMFGHLAALSALISYLLWPSDLLLTLGALPVPAAMLWCALYSFFAVWWVAPSYNLVTQLVPPQRRGTAMALQTIVSTLLGVGVGPLLTGLLSDLLQPLYGVQSLRYALLLVSLPVLGAVLLLLRTSLHVTGQARPAALPVE; this is encoded by the coding sequence ATGAGCAGCGCCGCGCCGACCCTGCCGGCGACGAGGGTCGGCTGGCGCAGCCATGGCCTGTTGCTGCTGATGGCGGCGGTGTTCGCCGACAACTTCGTTGGCCGGCAGATCCTGGCGGTGATGTTCGAGCCGATCAAGGCCGAGTTCGGCGTGGGCGATAGCGCGTTAGGGTTGATTTCGGGCCTGGCGTTCGCCGCCGTCTATGCCCTGCTCGGCCTGCCCGCCGGGCGCCTGGTCGACCGCCTGCCGCGGGTGCGCCTGCTGGCTGTGGCCTGCCTGCTGTGGGCGCTGGCGACGATGCTGTGCGGGCTGGCGGGCAGCTTTCTGGTGCTGGCCCTGGCGCGCATGCTGGTGGCAGTGAGCGAAGCACCGACCACCTCGGCGTCGCTGTCGCTGATCGCCGACCTGTACCCGCCGCAACGGCGCTCGTTCGCCATCAGTTGCTTCACCGCTGCGCCGACGTTCTCGTCGATCATCGGCCTGAGCATCGGTGCCTGGGTGGTCGAGCAATATGGCTGGCGCACGGCGTTTGTCGCCTTGGGCCTGCCTGCCCTGGTATTTGCCGCCACGCTTGGGCTGCTGGTGCGTGAACCAGCACGCGGCCGCTGGGACCTGAGCGCCCACCCTGCCCCTGCAGTGCGCCTTGGCCTGCGCGCCGAAGCCTCCGCGCTGTGGGCGTTGGCGCCGTATCGCTGGCTGATTGTCGCCGGTGGGCTGACCACGCTGGGCTCCTACGCCGTGGCCATGTGGAATACCAGCTTCCTGGTGCGCTCCCATGGCCTGTCGCTACAGGACGCCGGCATCCTCGCTGGCGTGGTCTGCGGCAGCGCTGCCGGGGTTGGCGGGCTGTTCAGCGGCTGGCTGAGCGACCGCCTGGGCCGCCGCGCCGCACACTGGCAACTGTCGCTGCCCATGTTCGGCCACCTGGCGGCGCTTTCGGCGTTGATCAGCTACCTGTTGTGGCCCAGCGACCTGCTGCTCACCCTCGGTGCCCTGCCGGTACCGGCGGCCATGCTCTGGTGTGCGCTGTACAGCTTCTTTGCGGTGTGGTGGGTCGCGCCGTCGTACAACCTGGTGACGCAACTGGTCCCGCCCCAGCGGCGCGGCACGGCGATGGCCTTGCAGACTATCGTTAGCACCCTGCTGGGCGTAGGTGTCGGCCCCTTGCTGACGGGCCTGCTCAGCGACCTGCTGCAACCGCTGTACGGCGTGCAATCGCTGCGTTATGCGTTGCTGCTGGTCAGCCTGCCGGTGCTGGGTGCGGTGCTGCTGTTGCTGCGCACGTCGCTGCATGTGACGGGGCAAGCCCGGCCAGCGGCCTTGCCCGTGGAGTAA
- a CDS encoding enoyl-CoA hydratase has protein sequence MHEILTQQTAGVLVVTFNRPARKNAFTTPMYQALRQILESAAHANDIHAVVLQGSASVFSAGNDLNDFIEFPPLAAHAPVWQLLHALNDFPKPLVAAVCGLAVGIGSTLLLHCDLVYAATDARFSLPFVNLGVCPEGASTLLLPRLLGYQVAAEALMTGEPFDADFALQAGWVNRLLPAAEVQAWALAQAHKLAQKPSAALIQTKRLLKLGMQAEVSARINAEAQAFATLLQAPAAQTAIAAFAQRPR, from the coding sequence ATGCACGAGATCCTTACCCAGCAAACCGCAGGCGTCCTGGTGGTCACCTTCAACCGCCCAGCCCGCAAGAACGCCTTCACTACCCCGATGTACCAAGCGCTCAGGCAAATCCTCGAAAGCGCCGCCCATGCCAACGACATCCACGCTGTCGTGCTGCAGGGCAGTGCCTCGGTGTTTTCGGCAGGCAACGACCTCAATGATTTCATCGAGTTTCCGCCCTTGGCGGCGCATGCCCCGGTGTGGCAGTTGCTGCATGCCCTGAATGACTTCCCCAAACCGCTGGTGGCGGCAGTCTGTGGGCTGGCAGTGGGTATCGGCAGCACCTTGCTGTTGCACTGCGACCTGGTCTACGCCGCCACCGACGCACGCTTCAGCTTGCCGTTCGTCAACCTTGGGGTGTGCCCCGAGGGGGCATCGACCTTGCTTCTGCCAAGGTTGCTGGGCTACCAGGTGGCGGCCGAAGCGCTGATGACCGGCGAGCCCTTCGATGCCGATTTTGCGCTACAGGCAGGGTGGGTCAACCGCCTGTTGCCTGCGGCTGAAGTGCAGGCTTGGGCATTGGCCCAGGCGCACAAACTTGCGCAAAAGCCATCCGCCGCCCTCATTCAGACCAAGCGCCTGCTCAAGCTGGGCATGCAGGCTGAAGTGAGCGCCCGCATCAACGCCGAGGCACAAGCCTTTGCCACGCTGTTGCAGGCACCGGCGGCGCAAACCGCCATCGCCGCCTTCGCCCAGCGCCCGCGCTGA
- a CDS encoding YafY family protein produces MRKADRLFQLVNLIRVHQPISAERLASRIGVSVRSIYRYIDDLSFSGIPIYGTAGVGYALDADFEMPPLTLNRLELDALMLGMEMLSASADNDLSAAARMLLSKISASIVHHKFDPSTAKIRALGTTPSSTRGHLATLRNAIENPQALKITYTSLDGVVSQRVIFPLGLFYWGGKWTVGSWCSARAAYRDFRVDRIASIAIAQQPSPDNPALDLQAYMKHQASQWKAITTTDTTLSV; encoded by the coding sequence GTGCGTAAAGCTGATCGCTTATTTCAATTGGTAAATCTAATTCGTGTCCATCAGCCAATCTCTGCTGAACGACTGGCTAGCCGAATTGGCGTTTCCGTTCGCTCAATCTACCGATACATCGACGACCTTTCCTTCAGCGGAATCCCAATCTATGGTACCGCTGGCGTGGGGTATGCCTTGGATGCCGATTTTGAGATGCCGCCTTTAACGTTGAACAGGCTCGAACTGGATGCATTGATGCTTGGGATGGAAATGCTTTCAGCTTCCGCCGATAACGACCTAAGTGCTGCTGCAAGGATGTTGTTGAGCAAAATTTCAGCGTCCATAGTCCATCACAAGTTTGACCCCAGCACGGCAAAAATCAGGGCACTTGGAACCACACCGTCCTCGACCCGTGGCCATTTGGCAACCCTTCGAAATGCCATCGAAAACCCTCAGGCGCTGAAAATAACTTATACCAGCCTGGACGGTGTGGTTTCGCAACGCGTCATTTTCCCCCTTGGCCTTTTCTACTGGGGAGGAAAGTGGACGGTTGGAAGCTGGTGTAGCGCCCGGGCGGCTTACCGCGATTTTCGGGTCGATCGCATAGCCTCCATCGCTATTGCCCAACAACCATCACCCGACAATCCTGCCCTTGATCTCCAAGCGTATATGAAGCACCAAGCAAGCCAGTGGAAAGCGATCACCACTACTGACACTACGCTGTCAGTATGA
- a CDS encoding acetyltransferase, with protein sequence MIIRQATNADHPQLLNIWLRSVRATHHFLQESDIEALLPQLRDIYLPAVELWVAVDAEDCPLGFIGLNENHVEMLFIEPDLRGQGIGRALLDHARSSRSQMSVDVNEQNPEAVGFYLHYGFVQTGRSPLDGEGRPFPLLHLNLPG encoded by the coding sequence ATGATCATTCGTCAGGCTACTAACGCCGACCATCCGCAACTGCTCAACATTTGGCTGCGCTCCGTTCGCGCCACGCATCACTTCCTACAAGAATCCGATATTGAGGCATTGCTCCCTCAGCTCCGCGATATTTACCTACCCGCTGTTGAATTATGGGTTGCGGTAGATGCCGAGGACTGCCCGCTAGGGTTCATCGGGCTGAATGAAAACCACGTAGAGATGCTGTTCATCGAACCCGATCTGCGAGGCCAAGGGATTGGCCGCGCGCTGCTGGATCATGCCCGCAGTTCGCGCAGTCAGATGAGTGTTGATGTGAATGAACAGAACCCCGAAGCGGTAGGGTTCTATTTACATTACGGGTTTGTTCAAACGGGTCGCTCTCCGCTGGATGGCGAGGGCCGCCCCTTCCCCTTGCTGCACCTGAACCTACCCGGCTAG
- a CDS encoding TetR/AcrR family transcriptional regulator codes for MTTHTPPTPSRGPADHDVREQVIQAAMAHFAHYGYEKTTVSDLAKAIGFSKAYVYKFFDSKQAIGEVICAHRLSLIMQIVNESIASAPTASEKVRRLFRCIAEAGSDLFFHDRKLYDIAAVASRDQWPSVKAHEAHLLQVINAILLEGRERGEFERKTPLDEASQAVYLVLKPYVNAAQLQYNLDTVQEAVVLLPALILRSLAP; via the coding sequence ATGACTACACATACTCCCCCCACTCCCAGCCGCGGCCCTGCGGACCATGACGTCCGCGAGCAAGTGATCCAAGCTGCGATGGCGCATTTCGCCCACTACGGGTATGAAAAAACAACGGTCTCCGATTTGGCCAAGGCGATTGGCTTCTCGAAGGCCTACGTCTACAAATTCTTTGACTCCAAACAAGCGATTGGCGAGGTCATTTGCGCTCACCGGCTGTCGTTGATCATGCAAATCGTCAATGAATCGATTGCCTCTGCGCCGACTGCATCAGAGAAGGTAAGGCGCCTATTTCGCTGCATTGCAGAAGCCGGAAGCGATCTGTTCTTTCATGATCGCAAGCTCTATGACATTGCCGCAGTGGCCTCGCGTGATCAGTGGCCATCGGTGAAGGCTCACGAGGCGCACCTGCTTCAGGTCATCAACGCGATTTTGCTGGAGGGCCGTGAACGGGGTGAATTTGAACGCAAAACCCCACTGGATGAGGCTAGCCAAGCGGTTTACCTGGTGCTAAAGCCATACGTTAATGCAGCCCAGTTGCAGTACAACCTGGACACAGTCCAGGAAGCGGTCGTGTTGCTACCCGCGTTGATACTGAGGAGCCTAGCGCCTTAG